A single Altererythrobacter sp. BO-6 DNA region contains:
- a CDS encoding (2Fe-2S)-binding protein, with protein sequence MPRMTVNDRPVEFEMAPDTPLLWALRDAANLTGTKYGCGTGDCGACMVLVDGAALRSCLVTIAEAEGRFITTIEGLSRDRSHPVQQALVAEQAIQCGFCTPGIAIAAAALLQGNANPSEAEIKAAIPNLCRCGVYPRLVRAIQRAGRVARRVETISAAPPPGISTEDAARVVPALRPAQATDGD encoded by the coding sequence ATGCCGCGCATGACTGTCAACGACCGTCCGGTTGAATTCGAGATGGCCCCGGATACGCCGCTGCTGTGGGCGTTGCGCGATGCGGCCAACCTTACCGGCACCAAATATGGCTGCGGCACGGGCGACTGCGGAGCCTGCATGGTGCTGGTCGACGGGGCAGCGCTGCGCAGCTGCCTGGTGACCATTGCCGAGGCGGAAGGGCGCTTTATCACCACGATCGAAGGCCTGTCGCGCGACCGGTCGCATCCGGTGCAACAGGCGCTCGTTGCCGAGCAAGCGATCCAGTGCGGTTTCTGTACGCCCGGGATTGCCATCGCCGCTGCCGCGCTGCTGCAAGGCAACGCCAACCCCAGCGAAGCGGAGATCAAGGCCGCGATCCCCAATCTCTGCCGCTGCGGGGTCTATCCGCGGCTGGTGCGGGCAATCCAGCGGGCCGGGCGGGTTGCGCGGCGGGTGGAGACGATCAGTGCCGCTCCACCCCCCGGTATAAGTACGGAAGATGCCGCGCGGGTGGTGCCGGCCTTGCGACCGGCACAAGCGACGGACGGCGACTAG
- a CDS encoding TonB-dependent siderophore receptor: MKHLGKAFWLAGAALIAPATALAAESTAEQDRQYLPEGIIVTGERQGYAEDDGSTGTKTPTPVIDVPQTITFVTEDQLEDQSIRQLGEALRYVPGISIETGEGHRDEIFIRGQETTADFYLDGLRDDAQYYRSLYNIERVEVLKGANALIFGRGGGGGVINRVSKTARINGFEAEVDASVDTFGAFSLSGDVNTTLSGVAAARLNATYEEFDSNRDFYSGHFIGISPTVTVDLGEATRLTATYSYDEDQRLVDRGLPADGSGPLRGFRDTLFGDPDFNDTDSRVHIARARIDHEFSSSLTANATLQFADYDKAYQNIVPDGLRNGGADVQFSGYRDTQTRQNWIAQANLVWELDTGALQHMVLAGVEASWQDSNNGRSNSLFANGTGGTTSRFTTALTDIFAFPAISLTGPVRDRDSELEVFSAYLQDQIDIGEHLQLIAGLRWDRFDLRTIEQLNGNRGDRVDEKVSPRFGLVVKPNPQLSLYASYATSFLPQAGDQFFLLSPGDAAFAPEKFTNYELGVKWAPSEKLFVTAAVFQLDRTNTKGPDPLDPSLTALVGESRTKGLEFNLVGEITPRWQANIGYTYLDGEITSTSSFGAEGLRLQQLPEHQISAWTRYDFSDSFGLGLGVIYQDEQFASFSNAVTLPDYLRVDAAAYYTVSERLSLQLNVENLFDANYFPSAHGDNNIQPGRPLSARLGVRVKL; this comes from the coding sequence ATGAAACATCTCGGCAAGGCATTCTGGCTCGCAGGCGCAGCCCTGATTGCACCGGCGACGGCACTCGCGGCGGAAAGCACTGCCGAGCAGGACCGGCAATACCTTCCCGAAGGCATCATCGTAACCGGCGAGCGCCAGGGCTATGCCGAGGACGACGGCTCGACCGGTACCAAGACCCCCACCCCGGTGATCGATGTGCCGCAAACGATCACTTTCGTGACCGAGGACCAGCTGGAGGACCAGTCGATCCGGCAGCTGGGCGAAGCGCTGCGCTATGTGCCGGGGATCAGCATCGAAACCGGCGAAGGCCACCGTGACGAGATCTTCATTCGCGGGCAGGAAACCACCGCTGACTTCTATCTCGACGGGCTGCGCGATGACGCGCAATATTATCGTTCGCTCTACAACATCGAGCGTGTCGAAGTACTCAAGGGCGCCAATGCCTTGATCTTCGGGCGCGGCGGCGGTGGCGGCGTGATCAACCGCGTCAGCAAGACCGCGCGCATCAACGGGTTCGAAGCCGAAGTCGACGCATCGGTCGACACGTTCGGCGCATTCTCGCTCTCGGGTGACGTCAACACCACGCTGTCCGGCGTCGCCGCAGCGCGCCTCAATGCCACCTATGAGGAATTCGACAGCAACCGCGATTTCTACAGCGGCCATTTCATCGGCATTTCGCCCACCGTCACGGTTGACCTGGGCGAGGCAACCCGCCTGACCGCGACCTATTCCTACGACGAAGACCAGCGGCTGGTCGATCGCGGCCTTCCGGCCGACGGCAGCGGCCCGTTGCGCGGTTTCCGCGACACGCTGTTCGGCGATCCGGATTTCAACGACACCGATTCCAGGGTCCACATTGCCCGCGCGCGGATCGATCACGAGTTCTCCAGCAGTCTTACCGCCAATGCCACGCTGCAATTTGCCGACTACGACAAGGCCTACCAGAACATCGTGCCCGACGGCTTGCGCAATGGCGGGGCGGACGTGCAGTTCTCTGGCTATCGCGACACTCAGACCCGCCAGAACTGGATCGCGCAGGCGAACCTTGTGTGGGAGCTGGACACCGGCGCACTTCAGCACATGGTCCTGGCCGGGGTTGAAGCCAGCTGGCAGGATTCGAACAACGGCCGCAGCAACTCGCTGTTTGCCAATGGCACGGGCGGCACCACCAGCCGCTTCACCACTGCGCTGACCGATATCTTCGCCTTTCCGGCGATCAGCCTGACCGGCCCGGTGCGTGACCGCGACAGCGAACTGGAAGTGTTCTCCGCCTATTTGCAGGACCAGATTGACATCGGCGAACATTTGCAACTGATCGCTGGCCTGCGCTGGGACCGTTTCGACCTCAGGACGATCGAGCAGCTCAATGGCAATCGCGGCGACCGGGTGGACGAGAAAGTCAGCCCGCGCTTCGGCCTGGTGGTGAAGCCCAACCCGCAACTGTCGCTCTATGCCAGCTATGCTACTAGCTTCCTGCCGCAGGCTGGCGACCAGTTCTTCCTGCTATCACCAGGCGATGCCGCCTTTGCGCCAGAGAAGTTCACCAATTACGAATTGGGCGTAAAATGGGCGCCGAGCGAAAAGCTGTTCGTGACTGCCGCCGTGTTCCAGCTTGACCGGACCAATACCAAGGGCCCCGATCCGCTGGATCCCTCGCTCACAGCGCTGGTTGGCGAAAGCCGGACCAAGGGGCTGGAGTTCAACCTGGTGGGCGAAATCACGCCGCGCTGGCAGGCCAATATCGGCTACACTTATCTTGACGGCGAAATCACCAGTACCAGCAGCTTTGGCGCCGAGGGCCTGCGACTGCAGCAGCTACCCGAACACCAGATCAGTGCCTGGACCCGCTATGATTTCTCGGACAGTTTCGGGTTGGGCCTGGGCGTGATCTATCAGGATGAGCAGTTCGCCAGCTTCAGCAATGCGGTGACCCTGCCCGATTACCTGCGGGTCGATGCCGCAGCCTATTACACGGTGAGCGAGCGGCTGTCGCTGCAGCTCAATGTCGAGAATCTGTTCGACGCGAACTATTTCCCCAGCGCGCATGGTGACAACAACATCCAGCCGGGCCGTCCGCTGAGTGCGCGGCTGGGTGTGCGCGTAAAGCTCTAA
- the arsC gene encoding arsenate reductase (glutaredoxin) (This arsenate reductase requires both glutathione and glutaredoxin to convert arsenate to arsenite, after which the efflux transporter formed by ArsA and ArsB can extrude the arsenite from the cell, providing resistance.), producing the protein MKATIWHNPNCGTSRKTLAILEEAGVDLTVVEYLKTPPTAEKLAQLYRDAGISPQQGLRLRGTDAAERGLPQAGDEVVLAAMASDPILIERPLVETDKGVRLCRPQDVVREIL; encoded by the coding sequence ATGAAGGCAACGATCTGGCACAACCCCAATTGCGGCACTTCGCGCAAGACGCTGGCGATCCTGGAAGAGGCTGGCGTGGATCTGACCGTGGTCGAATACCTCAAGACTCCGCCAACGGCAGAAAAGCTGGCGCAGCTTTATCGCGATGCCGGGATCAGCCCGCAGCAGGGTCTGCGCTTGCGCGGGACCGACGCCGCGGAGCGTGGCCTGCCGCAAGCGGGCGACGAGGTGGTGCTGGCGGCAATGGCATCCGATCCGATCCTGATCGAGCGACCGCTGGTCGAAACCGACAAGGGCGTGCGGCTGTGCCGACCGCAGGATGTGGTCCGCGAAATCCTCTAG
- a CDS encoding MFS transporter, giving the protein MADFDPTPLSTSLPKAPHISRGRMVLLFSVMLVTAAGNTAMQSVMPSIGTALGVADVWISLAYTWSALLWVICAPLWARRSDHRGRKSMMAVGLVGFIASMALCGLMLWFGLAGLLSATATLILFAAARSLYGGFGSAAPPAVQAYVASRTPRAERTQALALIASSFGLGTVIGPALAPLLIFPAVGLPGPFFAFAAIAVVVLVALRLRLPNDAPSYAARGVVVAAPFSASSNSSLAGDDESDDTPADAEGRGPPSAGDIPRLKWQDPRLRPWLIAGLLGGHAQAATLGIIGFFILDRLGLRGDPTAGAGPIGLVLMAGAIATLLAQWGLIPMLKLGPRASTMWGVALAATGTIIFAVSYDLHAISLGFAIASLGFGLYRPGFTSGASLAVTRKEQGQVGGMVASVNGAAYVFAPAIGVWLYGHHPVIGFSAICALCLAVYVLGWRQLTHDRDLMLDQR; this is encoded by the coding sequence ATGGCAGACTTTGATCCAACACCCCTTTCAACTTCCTTACCCAAGGCGCCGCACATCTCGCGCGGGCGGATGGTGCTGCTGTTTTCCGTGATGCTGGTAACGGCGGCAGGCAATACAGCGATGCAATCGGTCATGCCGTCGATCGGCACGGCTCTGGGGGTGGCGGACGTGTGGATCAGCCTTGCCTATACCTGGTCGGCCCTGCTGTGGGTGATCTGCGCCCCGCTCTGGGCGCGCCGGTCCGACCATCGCGGGCGCAAATCGATGATGGCGGTAGGCCTGGTTGGCTTCATCGCCTCGATGGCGCTGTGCGGCCTGATGCTGTGGTTCGGGCTTGCAGGCTTACTGTCAGCCACCGCGACGCTGATATTATTCGCCGCCGCGCGCAGCCTTTACGGCGGGTTTGGCTCGGCTGCGCCGCCAGCGGTGCAGGCCTATGTCGCCAGCCGCACGCCGCGCGCCGAGCGGACGCAAGCGCTCGCGCTCATTGCTTCCAGTTTCGGCCTCGGCACTGTGATTGGTCCGGCACTTGCACCGCTGCTGATCTTTCCTGCGGTCGGCCTTCCCGGCCCATTTTTCGCCTTTGCCGCCATAGCGGTAGTCGTGCTGGTCGCGCTGCGGCTACGCCTGCCGAACGACGCGCCGAGCTATGCCGCGCGAGGGGTGGTGGTCGCTGCGCCCTTCAGCGCCAGCTCCAATTCCTCGTTGGCGGGCGATGACGAGAGCGACGACACGCCCGCAGATGCCGAGGGCCGCGGACCGCCCAGCGCAGGCGACATTCCACGCCTCAAATGGCAGGATCCCCGACTGCGTCCCTGGCTCATCGCCGGGCTGCTGGGCGGCCATGCACAGGCGGCAACGCTGGGCATCATCGGCTTCTTCATCCTCGACCGGCTGGGCCTGCGCGGCGACCCTACTGCTGGAGCCGGGCCTATCGGTCTTGTGCTGATGGCAGGAGCGATTGCCACTTTGCTGGCGCAATGGGGGCTGATCCCCATGCTGAAGCTCGGCCCGCGGGCCTCGACCATGTGGGGCGTGGCGCTGGCAGCAACGGGCACCATTATCTTTGCGGTTTCATATGACCTGCACGCCATTTCGCTGGGCTTCGCCATCGCTTCGCTTGGCTTCGGCCTTTACCGACCAGGCTTTACGTCAGGCGCTTCGCTGGCGGTGACCCGCAAGGAGCAGGGCCAGGTCGGCGGCATGGTAGCCTCGGTCAATGGCGCGGCTTATGTTTTCGCGCCAGCGATCGGGGTGTGGCTTTACGGCCATCATCCGGTGATCGGCTTTTCCGCGATCTGCGCGCTGTGCCTGGCGGTTTACGTGCTTGGCTGGCGCCAGCTGACCCACGACCGCGATCTGATGCTCGACCAGCGCTAG
- a CDS encoding methyltransferase domain-containing protein — protein sequence MNSTGVAIELRRRLRDRMALYAGQCAVFFRGFVEHPRMVGSIIPSSRFTVRKMLERVDWRNCRLFVEYGPGIGTFCRPVLERLSGDATLIVIDTNPLYIEYLQRTIRDKRFHAVLGSAADVEQIIADHGFDHADYILSGLPFSTLPAGVAPAIGAATHRALRPGGGFLVYQFTAACLDYMRPHFARIDSGFEWLNILPCKLFWAWKGEADQPAG from the coding sequence ATGAATTCTACCGGAGTAGCAATCGAGCTGAGGCGCCGCCTGCGTGACCGGATGGCGCTCTATGCGGGGCAATGCGCGGTATTCTTTCGCGGATTCGTCGAGCACCCGCGGATGGTCGGCTCGATTATCCCGTCTTCGCGCTTCACTGTCCGCAAGATGCTGGAGCGGGTCGACTGGCGCAATTGCCGCCTGTTCGTGGAATATGGGCCGGGGATCGGCACCTTCTGCCGCCCGGTGCTGGAACGGCTGAGCGGCGATGCAACGCTGATCGTGATCGATACCAACCCGCTCTATATCGAGTATTTGCAGCGCACGATCCGCGACAAGCGGTTCCATGCGGTGCTGGGCTCCGCCGCCGATGTCGAGCAGATCATCGCCGATCACGGCTTCGACCATGCCGATTACATCCTCTCGGGCCTGCCGTTCTCGACCTTGCCTGCAGGTGTCGCACCGGCGATCGGCGCGGCGACGCACCGCGCGCTGAGGCCCGGTGGCGGCTTCCTGGTCTATCAGTTCACTGCCGCCTGCCTCGACTACATGCGCCCGCATTTCGCGCGGATCGATAGCGGCTTCGAATGGCTCAACATCCTGCCATGCAAGCTGTTCTGGGCGTGGAAGGGCGAGGCGGACCAGCCCGCCGGATAA
- a CDS encoding glycerophosphoryl diester phosphodiesterase membrane domain-containing protein, with the protein MKFDMGQAWNTATSLIGKNKDVILVVAGVFFFLPYLASALLMPEAMAPQAGNPEDMQAMMDAVMQTYADYWWVMLIIFVMQGIGTLALLVLLTDRARPTLGDALKRGATAFPSYFVTNILAAIAIVVIVALPVGLVVSVGGAIFAALAIFLIFPLIFYLMVKFSLIMPAIAIDGILNPVAAIARSWRLTKGNSFRLFLFFVLLFVAVIVVSLLVTMVLGVVFAAMGGEIELIGNGIVASLANAAFVVIFLAVLAGVHQQLAGDRPEALGEVFE; encoded by the coding sequence ATGAAGTTCGACATGGGCCAGGCCTGGAACACGGCCACCAGTCTGATCGGCAAGAACAAGGATGTGATCCTGGTGGTTGCCGGGGTGTTCTTCTTCCTGCCCTATCTTGCCAGTGCGCTGCTGATGCCCGAGGCAATGGCACCGCAGGCGGGCAATCCGGAAGACATGCAGGCGATGATGGACGCGGTTATGCAGACCTATGCCGATTACTGGTGGGTCATGCTGATCATCTTCGTCATGCAGGGCATCGGCACGCTGGCGCTGCTGGTGCTGCTGACCGACCGCGCGCGGCCGACGCTAGGCGATGCGCTCAAGCGGGGGGCAACCGCTTTCCCGTCCTATTTCGTGACCAATATCCTTGCCGCGATCGCCATTGTCGTGATCGTGGCGCTGCCGGTAGGGCTGGTGGTTTCGGTGGGCGGCGCGATCTTTGCGGCGCTGGCCATCTTCCTGATCTTCCCGCTGATCTTCTACCTGATGGTCAAATTTTCGCTGATCATGCCCGCAATCGCGATTGACGGCATTCTCAATCCGGTCGCAGCGATCGCGCGGTCATGGCGGCTTACCAAGGGCAACAGCTTCCGGCTGTTCCTGTTCTTTGTGCTGCTGTTCGTTGCCGTCATTGTGGTCTCGCTGCTGGTCACGATGGTGCTGGGCGTGGTGTTCGCGGCGATGGGTGGAGAGATCGAACTGATCGGCAACGGTATCGTCGCCAGCCTGGCGAACGCCGCCTTTGTGGTGATTTTCCTGGCGGTGCTGGCCGGCGTGCACCAGCAACTGGCAGGTGACCGGCCCGAAGCGCTCGGCGAAGTGTTCGAATAG
- the lipB gene encoding lipoyl(octanoyl) transferase LipB, with protein sequence MQTTDVIDWRREEGQVPYREALAEMERRNAAIATGDARELVWLLEHPPVYTAGTSAASDELLDPRFEVVEAGRGGRYTYHGPGQRVGYVLLDLTKRGKDVRCFVHGIEQWVIATLALFGVKSWAVDGRVGIWTTDIDGREAKIGAIGVRVRRWVTMHGFSVNLDPDLSHFTGIVPCGIEEFGVTSLARLGLDISPQQWDEALIAEAPGFLEHLARVSGRNSCEA encoded by the coding sequence ATGCAAACCACAGATGTGATCGACTGGCGGCGCGAGGAGGGGCAGGTTCCCTATCGTGAAGCGCTGGCCGAGATGGAGCGCCGCAATGCCGCCATCGCGACGGGCGACGCGCGCGAACTGGTGTGGCTGCTAGAGCATCCGCCGGTCTACACTGCCGGGACCAGCGCCGCTTCCGACGAGCTTCTGGACCCGCGCTTCGAAGTGGTCGAGGCCGGGCGGGGCGGGCGCTATACGTATCACGGACCGGGGCAACGGGTAGGCTATGTGCTGCTCGACCTGACGAAGCGCGGCAAGGACGTGCGCTGCTTCGTCCATGGGATCGAACAATGGGTGATCGCCACGCTGGCCCTCTTCGGGGTGAAAAGCTGGGCCGTGGACGGGCGGGTCGGTATCTGGACCACCGATATCGACGGGCGCGAAGCCAAGATCGGCGCGATCGGCGTGCGGGTACGCCGCTGGGTGACGATGCACGGCTTCTCGGTAAACCTCGATCCTGACCTCAGCCATTTCACCGGCATCGTGCCGTGCGGGATCGAGGAATTCGGCGTCACCAGCCTGGCGCGTTTGGGCCTCGACATTTCACCGCAACAATGGGACGAGGCGCTGATTGCCGAAGCGCCGGGGTTCCTCGAACATCTGGCCCGGGTAAGTGGAAGGAATTCATGCGAAGCCTGA